One Nitrospinaceae bacterium DNA window includes the following coding sequences:
- a CDS encoding endonuclease domain-containing protein, with amino-acid sequence MPKTPLDEKMKDRSRELRRESTEAERKLWRHLRDSGLGAKFRRQHPVGPFILDFCCHEARLAVELDGGGHIEQAEYDAERTKALAVEGIRVIRFWNADVMKNIEGVLDRIRDALGEK; translated from the coding sequence ATGCCCAAGACGCCGCTCGATGAAAAAATGAAGGACCGCTCTCGCGAGCTTAGACGAGAATCGACCGAGGCGGAGCGAAAACTCTGGCGACATTTGAGAGACAGTGGATTAGGTGCGAAATTTCGCCGCCAGCACCCAGTTGGGCCGTTCATCTTAGATTTTTGCTGTCATGAGGCGCGGCTGGCAGTAGAACTGGACGGCGGCGGTCACATAGAGCAGGCCGAATACGATGCAGAAAGAACAAAGGCGCTTGCGGTCGAGGGTATTCGGGTAATTCGTTTTTGGAATGCTGATGTAATGAAAAATATCGAGGGTGTTTTGGATCGGATACGAGATGCCCTTGGCGAGAAGTGA